The genome window AAGAGATTTATCAAATAAACCCATTTAATATCATGCTTGTAAGTACCAATGTGTAGGGAAGTATCTCATATATCTTCACAAAAGGTGCCAAAAAGATATGTTCTCTCTAACTTAGAACCTGAGATATCTTCAGCTTAAAAGACGCATGCCCATGCAGCATTTTACTTGGTCTATCGCAAGAAGCAAATTCAACCCCATCTTGGCTTGCCAAAAGAGGAGCTTCTCCGTCACTTGTCTTCTCCACAGGTGCCCCATTGTCAGCATACACGAGGGAAGCAATAACCTGTAATAGAAGCAATGTGTCAACCGTGCATGCTAATATTTAGTCACTGTTGCACATGAAATTTAACAATGCATGTAGTGCACAAAATCCAAATACAAACCTCCAACTCCTTGTTTATAGGATGGGAAAAGGCATCTAACAGTACAACATCCAGTGAAAAAATCCTGCGACAAGAGGCCTGTGATATGGTAAATAAAAGTGGCAATATCAATTAGGAGATATCTCATTGCAGTAGCCATGGATTATAACTTGAGATAATTAATAAGGCAGACAGCATCCCTTACTGTTATAGAATGTTTATGCCCGTCAGaaaacttttgaaaaaaataatcaacatATCCAATTGAAGTGATAACAATTTGAATCAACAAAGTTGTAATTCTAACTACTTGGATCCTTGACATTGTACATATTGAGATTTctggaaaacaaaatcaattttataaaaagcGTCATCACTACTGGTATATTGTAATAGTAGACAAACTTTGTATCAATGAATTCAGTTCATATAAGGAATAATATCTCCAATTGTGCACCCAAAATGTGTAAGTTTAGCCTTGGCATAACAATGAAAATTGTTTCTCTTATAGGAAATATCACAGATGTTTCTAAAAGCTTGTCCACAAAATCTTAGTTACTCCCAGGGCTTCACATGAAACAGCACAATGTAATTCTGTCAAAAAGTTTgttaaggaaaaaaatgagTTTACTCCTTTTGGAAGTTGAGTGGTTTCTCTGAGCATGATTCCTTTTAAAATAAGTGACAAACAAAGAATTATAAGGTTGCATCTTTAAAAACCATGAGATTTTACTGCTACAGCACTTGGAAAGTCATAGATGTTACAGAAATAATACAAGGCGACTTCGATGGGAATTTTGAGAGCAATAAATATAGCAGTTTATGTCATAAGAATTATTAAACTCGTTTTCGGGACTTCATGTCcatcatatatatgtattcttTAAATGATACTGCTGGAGAACAGTGAAATGTAACTCTGTATGTTAGTCCATTTTGATTTCCCACGTGCATAGAGTGGTAGTAATGAGGACCACGAAAGAGATATTATAGACATCCAAACTGACCTTGCCACCAACAATACTCCAAACACCATCACTGCCCTCTTCAATCTCCGATGCAGATGAATTATCAATGGATAATTGTAGAGGTGGGTCCTGGaatacaaatatatttctCTGTAATAAACATTTACTTTGGTGGAGAGGGGACTGGATGGGATAGGAAAGTGAGTAAATTGAGATGTGAATTAAAAGTATCCCTTAAGGAATCACAAGGTTTGCAACTACCACACACCTTAGCATAGTATTCCATAATAGATGAAGTTAAAGGCAAAACTTTATGATTGTGGACATAACCCTGCAAACTGTTGTCATCTCCACCACCACAAACCAAAGTGATCTTCGTCAAACCACCTGAAATGGAATCTTTGTTGAACAAAGGTGACATAGCTTTCTTTCCCGCAATTTCACCATCAATGTGTAGCAGCACAAAATCAGACGAAACCTAAAGTGAACCCATAAACTCTGAGCATCTCATATATTAAACACAGAAGGTAAACACTAATTTCACAAGTGACAAGGGGTACCGAAACTGCTTTTCATATGtaagaaaccaaaaaccaaaacaaaatctttttttcttcttccttagTATACTTTTATCATTAAATAGAGTCtgagttcttttttttttttttttccttaacaTAGATAGCTTCTTAGTCACATTATGCTCTTGTATTTACCAATGCAATAAAATCCATGCTTTACCTCCCCAAACAAAATGTTCGAAATGAGTAAATCTTTCAATAACTAATACATCATACCTCACACCCAATATGAATCCATTTCTCCATAGGAAACTCAGTCTCCATAGCTACATGTGGAACTTCTGACAGTGAAGTCAAGTCACAAGTTTCAGGAGCTTCCTTGTGTAAGATACCCAATGGCAAGAgcaccattttcttcttctcactcaaaacaagaaaagaagcaCCTTCCGTGGCACTTGATTGCACCTGCATATCCGACACTCAATGAACAACCATTTCAGAAAATGATCCAAAAAACATAACAGAACACCTAAGATTCGACAAACATTCAAAACAAAGCACTTGGGTTAAATTCTCCATATCCATtgatagaaaaacaaaaacagaacagAACTCAACAAGAAacatgaacaaacaaaaatcaatcaTCATAAAAGTCCAAGAAACCATCAGCAAccataaaaaacacaaaagtgAGAAATGGGCATTCATCCTAATACCCAaaagaagtaaaaagaaatacaaaagaaaTGAGGAAATGGGTAGTTTCAGACAAACCTGAATGAGCCTGGCAGGGAAGGCAGTGGAGCTCATGAGGTAAagccaaaagcaaagaaagaaagctcCTTCCTGCACTTCAATTTCCGCTCTGAAATCCTTTAGCAGCGAATAGTATTCCACGCTATCTTTTTCCTCATTAGCcattgttcttcttcttctcagcCTTTGCTCAACAACCTCAACTGGGTTTCTTCGTTGCTTTTGTTTCTCAAAAACCTTAGAACTCTGTCGCTGTCTGTCTTCGGGAACAAAACAGCGGTTCTTTTCAGCGACCGCTGTCAACTAACGGTTGGTACTGTTGGTGCTCTGTTCCGGTTATGCTTGACATGGGTAGTAATCTGGTGCTCCGCGGAGTAGAAGGAATTTGACTACAATCAACTCGCGCCATACAAAGGGGCATGAAATGTAGTAGGGCCTGGGCCTAACAATAGGGCCCTAAAgcccaacaaaaataatacatcTACAGAgaagatttatttatttttttaataggataaagcaaaagaatatcaagatgaaagaaaaccaaaatgaaaagcTCAATTCACTCCTTAACCCAATTACACAAGGCCAAGTTGAggtttgatatatttttttttccttaggGTTGGGAATGCACAGGTAAACTtaatatgaaatgaaaatataattaatttttctctttggacccatatcttttaaatttttttccccGTGACATAAAATactaaataatattaatttgatTAGATGGTATGAGGTCCAATACCATTCACCGCGTAGCATTTTCCGTTATTCTAATTGaagaatatattttgtgtttatgagagagagagagagagagagagagagagagagagagagaggtagtAGCAAAGGTTGGTCTACAATAAGCGTTAGTCATTTAAAACACGTCCAACAATATGCTTTGAAACGATGAGCACTACCACAATAAACCCCCTAATCAACTGGACATTAATTTAACATGTGAAAATCTGCTGAAGTAATGAAAAGTACGCCACAGAACAATATAAGGGATCATCAGTGTCGGTTGATACAAATCAAAGCATTCTATCATCCGTATCGGCGACACACGTTTGAAGCTTTGACAATTCTGGAAAAGGTTAGCATGATGGAGGGAGCATATGAGAGACCTGAAAACACCAGAGTAATttcatgtttttaattttcttctttaaatcTGGATGTAATAATTAAGAGAAAATCAAGCACAAATTTTCCTACTCGCAGTCTGGAAGACAATTTCAAGGGCATTTTCTTTGTACATAAGAAGCTCCATGCTCCTCATACCTGTTGATTGCAATCACATGAAGCAAACTATCAATAGAGAACCACTGAACACACTGTATGATTTCTTAATTATCACTTAAAGACGTATATTGTTTTATACCGCTAAACAAGCTAGTCTAAGTGCAAACACAGGTGAAATCATGAAACTTACTCAGCCTTGGAGAACCACATTTGCTGGAATGAACCAAGAGACGCCAGTATACTCCCACCTATCCAAAcactgcaaaaaaaaaaaaaaaaagccataaTGAAATCAGGCGAAGATAAATTGCATGAATGTTATATTACCAACATTACATTTAATAACGCAAGCAAGAATAAGAGGTAAAACTATAACTATATAAAGGTGAAACTTGAAAGGATTTTACTGAGTGAAAGCTTTATCTGGTAAAATATGCTCTAAGTGTATTCTATATGAGAGAAGTAAAAAGGTTCAAGTTAAATATGCTTATGTATTGGCTTTACCTGAATCGCCTTTCAGTTGAATTCCCACTCGCCAATACTTTAACTCTAGCAGCTTGAGGAGACTCCTGCgcgcgcgcacacacacaGTGAAATTCTTAACACCAACCCATTGAAACGATATAAGAAATAGAATCCAATTCAATAACCAAACATTGgctgagaaaaagaaatatgatcATGTTAGTGCTTCATTGAAAAGCAATACCTCCAGCAAGTCTTTCTCAAGGCGTTCCTTTAACTGTTGCATTGATGCTGTGCCACCGGCAAGctgattaaaaaaaggagCAACCATATCATATTTCTGAAGCGTGTTCCACTAAGTTGTACATCAAGGAATTCCAAGAATGTCACAAATTAAGCAATTTTCAGGAAGTCTTCATATTTACCACAGAGATTTGCAACACTTATTCACTAAGTCCCACCCAAACATATTTTTTTGCATCCAGATGTCTCTACTAAACTCCTTTATGCTATTAGGTTTTGCTAATTAGTTGGGGAAAAAACAAGTGATTTCATGCATTTTACCAGTATACTACTAAATAATTCACGACGAATGTCCACGTCACACTTGTTAATGCTCTCGATAACCTGGAGAGAACAAACAATAAGAGTAAACCATCAGTTAACAAAATGAGGGgggacaaaaacaaaaacagataAACAACTCCATGGAAGCACCCACTCATTGGAAAATAAAGCACGAATTACCATTTGAGGCAAACCACGAAGAGGAGCAATCTCCGCAAAATTCTCAACACCGGGAATTGTCTGACATTTCatagaaacaaaataagataGATAGAACATGCAGGAAAAGTACCAACTAAAACATATATTTATGCAACCAATCCATCGAGAAATCACTTCAACAGAATAGCATTTGGTAACACTGATATCACAGTAAAATCAGAGATCAAACTTTTTTTATCAAGTGGAATTTACAGTTGACTTTTAAAATGTGGTCcaaccatttttatttatattgtaaCATCAAATCCTCTAAATTCCAACTGTGTAACCACATATAAAACTGGCCAATTTCCTAAATTTCATTAAGAAAATTTTATGTATCAAAATATCACCAACTTTAGTAGACATGAAAAGAAGTTACTACTCTTCCCACAGAAACAAACTTAAGAGATATTCTTTGAGTCATCAATTATCTAAGTGCAAAGAACTGCTGAAAATGGACAAGGTTCACATATGATGGACCTCTTGTCCACGCTATTTTGTGcattatcttctctttttcagtAAAGTTATTGTTTCTTGTCTAAAGAAAAATGCTCAAGATGAAACAGCCATATCTCACCTTACACAAGGTTCGCATATTAAgacaaaattggaaatttgaaaGCGTCAATTACATGAAATTATGTAACAGACAATAATAAGAGCATGGTTAAATGGAAATATGTCCCATGAGATTTCCAAGCATTcaagaaaaagttaaaagcAGGCATCATGTAGTATAGAAGACATCCACCTGAGCCAAGGATGGGTTAAATAGAATATCAGGAATCTTGAATCTATCCGCTCCAATTTCAATTGTCCTGTATCATGATCACAAAGTCACtacatatttataaaacaaacaaaaattaaagctAATTAAACAGTATTCAATTTGCACAAGATTAGGCATTCATCATTTAATGAGGGGCACGATGAATTAGCAAGACCGATAACAGACCTAAGGAATTCAAAGATGCAAAAGAATAGGGGAAACAAGAACCCACTTAATAATAGAAAATCATAAAGTAGAATAAGACTCACTGGCCATCAGGAAGCTCATATGAGGTTGTTGGAATGTTTGAATATGCGCTttctggaaagaaaaaaaaaaatgaaaatcctattaaaattttaaatgaacatttttgttttccttgaaGATTAAAGCATTTAATACAGCTATGGACATAGCAACAAGCCTTCTTAAATCACTCAAGCGCATAAGAGAAAGGAAGAATAGCAAACCATCATATGGAGTGTCAGGGGCTCTACACAcacattctttgatatcactAGCAACCACCCTCTGCCACAAAGCAAAATTTagtagaaaaggaaaaagaatatGACTTTTTAATAAGAAATATTCTGGTAAATCACAGACCTGGGAATAGAGTTTGTAGCTTTCTGTGGTATTTGGAAAATCAACATCTACCACCTACAACATTGAGATATGGTAATAAAGATATAAagctataaataaataagtctAAAGCTATACATGTGCATCTAAGTTGAACATTGGCTGAGTCTCAAGattgataaaaaaataaacaagtgCAAATTCCAGAGGAACATAATAATCAGGCAGCTGGTATGCACCAAGCCATCAATACAATTTTCAGACTGGAAGCATATTGCAACTCTTAATCCTCAACTATTTGTGTATACATCCAACAATAGAATCAAAAAGTACCTGAAACTCTCCAGGTCGTGTTTCCTTTCTCTTGAAAGAATATCTGGGTTTAATCTACaagtaaaacaaataaatacgaaaataattaaataaaaaaaggagagcAACTTCAGGCAAATGATTACCCTCCAAATGAAATTTACGTAGTCACTCACCATCATTCCTTTACTTTCCAAACTTTTTGTCAAACAATCAGTAAGAAATTCTCCTCCAATAGGAGAAGATGCCACAGCCTGTAAAAAGTTGAACAAGCAAAATATGATAGTATCAAACTTTTAAAGCCAAAACCCTTCTTAAATTTCCCATTTAATTCACTTCTGACATAAGGTTGGTAAAGGCGTTTACAGAGTGCAAGAGGCCACTATACGAGTAGCTCACAAAGAAAATCAAGTAAAATTTAGCTCAACAAGAAATGTAACTATATAAAAATCACCTACAAATTAACTTGTACTGGAGGTCAATcatccaatttgattggaaagtGAAAAGTACCTTTTGAAGAACATAGCCATCATGAACTGGAGCAACTGTAGTTGATCCTCCACCACTGGATGAATTTTGCAATTATGCGCAATACCATATGTTAGTTTTGCACGCCATAAATCCAGAAAAAGCATAAAGGGACAATAAATACATTAAATCACTCTAGAAGCAGTATTAAAAACTTCAACAAGTACATTGCATagtaaacaatttcaaattcataGATGTAGtatttccaaaatttcaattgatACACTGTCTGGGTTTATGATTTCCTAAAGCTACATTCAAAatgttcttatttttcttcagaTTTAAGAAAATTTCTGCATTTTCGTCCACTTTTACTGACATTTCCACTGAGATAGATACTTTGGTTGACATTTTTTGAAACTGAACTACTGATATTGAATTGGTAAAAACATTCTCTTCCTTCGCAAGACATACATCTTAATCTGTCCTCCTATTCCTACTTATGATTAACATAAAGCAAATAGGTATAGGTATGGTCTGCACCAAACCCCAAGTTGAGCCCCAAGTGAACAATTTGACTTAAAATAAGATTATGCATATGTGTGAAAAAGAAAGGATACAACAATAGAAATTATATACCAAATTATATAAGATTGgcttaaaacaaaagaagatgtGGACGTACTAAAATTATATGCAATCATAGTCAAAATTATGTTATCTCCTACCTATCAACTACTAACGAGGTAGCACGGCCTGATGCAAAAGATGTGAGAACCTGGCATCAAAAGTATTCCAGTTACTGACCAATTGCAGACTGATtttaaaaggaagaaaagaacagaTTCTGTAATACTAATCCATGTTCTACAAGTTGGAATCAAGGAGATGAGATGAAGAGGGGCATACAGCATTCTTGGCCAAAAATAAGGCAGGAACTTTGTACTTTTCAAACATAAGCTCTGCCGTCCTGTCAGGTACAAGACAAACCTCAATCACTTAacataaaaactaaaaatataaagacaCACCAATTAAACCATAAATAACGATGGAGCAGATAATAACATTTATATCAAAACCTTTTATCAAGTGGGTTGGGCATAATTATTACAagttaaaaactttaaaacaacaaaatcaaagtATGTAACAATAGTACAGGAACATAATGAATACATCAGTATGCAACATAATCAAGACACTGATACTGATAGTTGGGTTGAAACAAGTTCTTCCCCTCTATCCCAGAAATTTTCCTGATATAGCAAAGGTTCCCCTATATTCCCAAGATTTCCCTGCTATCGGCCTTTAACAGAGCAAAAATGCTTGATTTCCACTGACATGATccaaacagaaagaaagaagaggaaaaaaactTAAGGATGGCACACCCAACCCTAATAACCAAAATACCCACTTATTTAAGTTATCTGTATGGCGGATGTTTTTATCCTTGACCGTGAAGTCCAAGTTTGTCACAAAAGAATACATTAACAATTACAGAAGCATTTTAGTTTAACTAGATAGTCACAATTGTGAGCTAATGAGAAATTTTAATAAGTGCTAGCTTACCTTTCTCTCTGTTGTTGAGTGTTAGAAGATGGCTCTGCAAGTAGCATTGGATGCTCTTTAGGATCAACCAATAGGCATTCCCTGGAACAAATAGCAAGCACTTAGTGACATGGTAATATACAGAAACACAATTAAATAATTGGGAAACCGAAATTGCTAGATGGACAAATAACTGGGAAAATGTAAAATCCAAGCCCTTGGTAAAGTGAAGCTACAGTATTACATACATCTCTTAAgtccaaattaaaattacttGAATAACAGAATACAGTTGAATATGAGAAGCTTCTAAACACAAGAAGATACTCCCAGAATAATTTGAAAGagtaaataaatttaaagcatAGTAGAATACTGATTCATCCATTAGTAGTTACCTAAAAGCATGGTCCCATATACCCTCCACAGCTTCCCAGTCAACAATAACCCCATCCTTTATGGGTGACAGCACCTGAAAGAACAGCAGTAGTTAATCAAAGTCTTATAGAAAAAGTGCTCGAATGACAAAAGCTTTTAATAGAGACTGACCTCCATATGATCCCGACGGTACCCTAAGGCTTGAGATCCCACATATAATTTGCGTTTTCCCTTGGCTTTGTCAGAATCAAGAGATTTGGAATTACTTTTTGGATCTACAGAAGGTCCGgaattattttctgtttcagtTTCAACTTCCATTTGATCAATTGATCCAACAAccttaacaaacaaaaacagataCCAACAtcagttttaaattttaaatttacatATGAACTAGTAATAATAACTCTCCAATTAACGGACTAAAACATAGTAAACAAATTCTACACCTAATTCGACAAATTTAATTAGTAAGGTCCATCCTCTAATGCTCAGAAATTCAatgcatatattataattCCATAActaataaattcaaaaaataagaaaagttcCAGCCATTCTGCAAAAATTCCCAACTGATTCAAACGCAACCATGAACTTCCCACCTAACTGCATAAATCCCATCAACTTTAACCCCCCTTCTACTGAAGATGATTTTCCATCAGTACTGTAgtttaaaaattttcaaatgggTAACTGCAAAGCCACACACATTCTGCATTGTCAGTAACTTGACCCAGATTGTAACATTTCCTGGATCTATAAAGCAAAAATGCTTAGTATTAAACTACaagtttgcattttgattAGGCACAGCAACAAAGTTGTGAACTTTTTAACGGTAACTAGCAattgaacaagaaaaagaacaacCCAAAGTAAATGTGATTGAcattatgaaaattttagcTGAACTATTTAGTAGAAATAAATAAGCACATACTGATGGGAAGACTGCCTTGGGCGCATC of Prunus dulcis chromosome 4, ALMONDv2, whole genome shotgun sequence contains these proteins:
- the LOC117626044 gene encoding actin-related protein 4 yields the protein MYGGDEVSAIVLDLGSHTCKAGYAGEDAPKAVFPSVVGSIDQMEVETETENNSGPSVDPKSNSKSLDSDKAKGKRKLYVGSQALGYRRDHMEVLSPIKDGVIVDWEAVEGIWDHAFRECLLVDPKEHPMLLAEPSSNTQQQRERTAELMFEKYKVPALFLAKNAVLTSFASGRATSLVVDSGGGSTTVAPVHDGYVLQKAVASSPIGGEFLTDCLTKSLESKGMMIKPRYSFKRKETRPGEFQVVDVDFPNTTESYKLYSQRVVASDIKECVCRAPDTPYDESAYSNIPTTSYELPDGQTIEIGADRFKIPDILFNPSLAQTIPGVENFAEIAPLRGLPQMVIESINKCDVDIRRELFSSILLAGGTASMQQLKERLEKDLLEESPQAARVKVLASGNSTERRFSVWIGGSILASLGSFQQMWFSKAEYEEHGASYVQRKCP